ACCAGCTATTGTAAATATTGCCTCAATGCAAGTTTGTCGAGTTTCTTTGGTAACACTGCAGAGAAATCTGAATTCACCAGTAAAGAGTTCTCTTATTGAACTTCCAACTAGACTCtaaaaaaaccgaatattatgtaggttttcaaaatttgtataaaaattgcaatgtttttacctttaaatataaatctatGACTTTAATATAAGGATGATCTTCGGTATCGGAAAGGTAAGCTGCTGGTGCTAGAGCATGCATTGATATGATTTTTCGATTGTATTCCGGTCGCATAGAACACATCACAAAAAATGATGTGCAACCCTTTATTAAAAACCATTAATAGAAATTGATTAttagaatttgtttaaaaaaaataaagaatttgtaTAATTTACTTGAGAATGTCCAATATATTGTATTCGTTTGAATCCAGTCGTTAGCAAAACATAATCAATCATAGCTGGCAAATCATACATTCCAATTTCATGCCAACTGAAATCCCAAAATTTTGACTCATCTGGATCTAATGTTGTGTGATTTCTTGAATATCGATTTCCACGTGCATTTCCAAGCCAAACATCATAGTTAAGGTCTGCCAGGAGGTATGCTAGAAAGGCGTAAGCAAATCAGTATTTTTCAAGTTAATGAGTTACttcatggtttttgtttttagactGGACTCTAAGATGCTTGGCTCAAAACCTTATTTCGaaattgagtaattttttaGCCCAATAcgcctaattttttaaaaagaagttttgCTTTACGCATGCTTGTTAAAAAAGTTCGTGACACTGTTAGAGTAGTTGGCGGAAGGTATGGGCGTTAATTCATAAAGGACATCAACTCACCATCGATCTCGATGCGTACATACAAAAACATCATCTTTTGCATTCATACAGTGGGACAGTTGGATGTGCATGGTGGAATGATGGCATTTTTAAAGTAGTTTATTTGGAAAATGAGGTGGTCGTTATGAAACCATGATAACtagctttgtttttaatgaaattgaagaCAAGAATTATGTCAACAATTCGGAAACGATTGAAGCCCTTAGGCAATCCGATAACTACGGCCCCAAATCATCAAGAAGGTTTTGAAACTTACATTGATGGGATGTATTTTTAAGAAGCCAGCCGCTTGAATGGCTTCATtccttaaaatgaaatttaattttgttaattttattccattttcGAAAGTGAACTTGTATTTGGCCCAACCTTTTTATGTGTacataatgaaaatattgttttgaatgcAGTTTACTTACCTAAACTGACATTTGGTCCCATAATAACATAGCCAGCTGAACTATCTACTAAACCATGTTGCAGGAACACAGGCTGCTTGCCCGTATTTCGAATTCtgtgcatttttaaaatgtaaccaTCTTCCGTTGTTACTTCATGCACTTCCGATTCATATCcatattttgcaattaatttatccttaaaatatttaagttgaaacattaatgtttttttttttaaacaaaatatttttattaaattagaaaacatACAACTTTTAACGTTGAATCCTCCCTTATACTCTTCCTTGTAACTTTCTCCCCCGAATCTTCCTCCTCCTCTTCCAAACTACCATCATAATCTTCTTCTTCCGCACCCATCACATATGATAAACTAttgataattaaaattattgcacaCAGTGCATTCCGGCGACGACGTAATGACATTACTTTCATTATGATGTCCAAGGCAcaactaataaaataataataatatagatCGACAAATTacttcttattatttatttcttttaatttaccacCACCGACCGATTAACACcaacacgacgacgacgcgacacAAAGACGATAACGATGACTGACGGACACTGATAAACGGCAAACGCACAACGACAATGTtggattaaatttgaataaatttaaaaaaatatatatttatataaaaataaacaagagtgaaaacaacaaaaagcaacaaaataaaaagtgaaaatttggatgaaggcagatgaactccaaataagtttttttttcttgtataataattattattattgtcagTTGTTGTCAGCACCCATTATATTATAATAGTAGCCTATGATCATGTAgctcaatattatttttgtgaatgtcAGACGGTAGTTATTTATACCTATCGTTTTGCTTGAGGCATGCCACCAACTAGACTATATAGGTATGCCGTTGACAGAGAGATAATAAGGCGGGGAAGTTGAGGAATAACACCGCGATAAATAAAACGATACGAAAACACCATCCAAAATAAATCTACTGGTGGtaatgtgttttatttgaagATGTGTACTTCTTTTTTAAGGTAAACTTAGGTAAGTTGGGTggttattaattcttttttttttagttttatatactAATGTCTTCTTAACTCCTTATTTATTATAGCCTTGAGTACTATAAGCTCCCCCATTAaccaaataatttgattttcgaaaaatattagtTGGTTGTtgagaattattttgttttttttttcataacatgGACAAATGACATTAAACTTAAGGAAATTTCATCAGTTAATTCAATCAAGCATTATTAATCTTAGAAGATATTCCCTTACAAGTTCtaaatagcaaaataaaaactttgctttgtttatttaaatggaaaataccCTCAAGAAGATAGTAGgcaacaaagaaatatattttacataaCTTTATGGAACGAACAAGTTAAACAATAGAAATTGTTAGTATTTTTCCATTTGagtaattagttttgttttagttaatATTTAGAAATGTGACAGCAATATCGATTTTTCATTAAggatatgttttttcttttaatcaatGTTGCTATTActgttaaaatatatacaaatatctaAGGTATTCTGACAATATGTAAGTATTttccataatatttttaatttcacttgattatattattgtaatttttgtttttaataggaaaatacaaaatcaaattacaattcatggaaatattaattttaacaaccGAGCTTAAAagtcttcaaataaatacacgctttttcaaaaatcaatcagcaaaaacgaaaattttacataataaggAACCATGttaatagaatatttttttttagatagataaatctttattcattaaaaaggaTGTATATAATTTACAATAGAAAAAACTTACAAGCATGGCATTGGAGCCGTCTGCTCAATATTAtcaaaacatttactttaataaaaaagaatatacaattatagaatataaaataaagaacatgtttaaataatattataaaaatgtgatcaattttttcaatgttGTTTTGGTAAAGTGgcaaagtaatttaaagaagaataagaatagttaacaataaatatgtgTTACTatgaataaagaaaacaaataacagTTAGGTACTTTAAATGACTgttcaaaatgttaagtttaattaatttttgtttaaccgAAAATGGCGAAGAAGTGGAAAGGTCTCGGAGAAAATGGATTTTAGTTTagctgaaaataatttttttttgttttttttttaaatagatactTCAAAACAGACTCAAATAAGAATTTCTGTAATTATTTGCTTGGGAGACAAGCGTACCAGCAGTTTCCAACCTAAACATTTTTCCGACGAAGAGaagcttttatcaaaataaagtattcagatttcttgtaaaataggaCAAGTTGCTAAAAAATGGTTAACATCTTTATTTTGGTATGAATTGCAGAGTGAACAAATTGCATCTATGTCAGTTCTATGTGGCCTGTATAGTTGAGCTCAACTATCGTCAACTATTGAAATGCAGTTGTAAAAAGTATTTCTCCATTCTTCTATGTTGTTTGCATTTACATTTATTGCTAAATTATAAGCTGTGGCAAGAGCATGCCAATTTCTAAAAGGGGAATATCCACAATGAAGTGTTATAAGCAGGATTTGCTTGTGCAGATTACTATCAGGTCTATGCATAGCTTTAATGAGATAGTTTGCGTTGTCCTTTAAATTTCTAACATATATGGGGTAATTAAGCATGCTCCGCTACAGCTggaagattcttttgaaaaagtatcttGAAATAACTTCCATATCCTCTAGAAATTGGTATCCATACACTTGATTCCCATAACAAAAGCAACTGTTCACGGTAgcctcaaaaaccttaaatttcgaTGTTGAGTCCACGAagattcttgaaaaaattgtgaCCACATTGAGCTCATAGCTGATTTGGCTAGTACCAGTTTCTCttgaatatgatttttgatgttcaaatgatgAGTGATAGTAAAACGAAGATATTTATACTCGCTTACAACTTCAATAGTGGTACCATCTAATGTCCAATTTcgtacattattatctgaacggttttgaggtttaaaaatcataattttatatttagaaatgttgattttgagaTCCCACGAATcgcaatattgtttaagtttatttatctgaAGCTGCAATGTCAGAGAACACCACCAGGTCATTAGCATAgagcaaaattttgaaagataaatcGTCTTAGTTGACGCCTTCcgttaatttatttcaatatcattgataaaaagagcGAACATCAGCAGACTCAATATacaaccttgtggaacacctgtttCGGTTTAAAGTATTTTGACAAAGATGTACCATTACAAACCATTGGAGAcgtatttaataaaagtttttcataaatccaaataaatttggttaaaagACCAATAACTGCTAGCCTATATAAAAGTGATCTTCTGTTGATGGTATCAAAAATAGCTTTAAAGggacgaaaaaaatgtatagggGCCCTTTTTGTCGATAAAACGCCTGGCAACGCTCGTAAGATCAATAATTTGATGAATAGTTGAAAGGCCCGCCCGTAAACCCACCCTAATATCGACTTACCAAACTATTTCTTTCAATCCAATTCACAAGCACGTACAAACGTACAACATTTGTGCAAACTGTTTTCTTAGTGAGCTCAGAACGGAAATGCCTTTACTTTTTCTGGTGAACTCGGACTACCCTTTTTAAATGTAGGAAATATTGTAGCCAAACGAAAGTGGCTTTGAAATTTCTCTTCTGTAaacatttagtttaaaaacCCCAACACACGCTCGAGAAATTCAAGAGAACAATTCTTATAGAATTCGATAGGAATGCCATTATTTTATAAGTTCGACGAACAAAGTGcaaaatattggaaataaaAGTTTACTATTTGATTTGACAAAGTTTATACTTgacaaaagtcaaaaaatgtcaTTAGCATGAAAGCTGGTTTGACAGGTACTTTTATCAGAAGTTCTATTGGCCTCCTAACTATGtattaaattttccaatttatatttctatCAGAGATTTTcgaattttcagaaaatataaaacaattctcTTTCAGAAATCTGAGaactgaatttttatttttcgatttctcaagaattttCTAACGCTAAATTCAAAGAGAAATCTGAGAAACATAAACAGGCCTAATTCGgccataaatattgaaattaaaaaaaagctcaaaTAGAATactatatatttcaaaatttagtttaaaattttcaatgattggACCAATTGGCAAACATCCAAagatttgtagttttatttaatagaaaagtggaaattattattattttagctGAATCTAGAACACTCTTCAATATTCTAGATTTTTTGCAgtactaaacaaaaaatgcttCTTCAGGTATTGTTAAATTATGAATATTGAAAGTAGTAGACCAATAAAAGCTACTGGCtcacaaaatttcaatattaatcTTCGAAAACGATCGTTAAGTAGTACCATCAAAACAAGTATTTATATTCTGGATACAGATTCGCTTGTAAAGTGAAATTTTGAGTATTTAACCCAATGCTTTGATCTGTAGAGCCCAGggcagacagacagacggaaagAATTAAAGAATCACATTTTATGACTTGactgagtaaaattttgagttctTGAGTTTTGTACTAATGCAATACTTTGTCGAAATTAAGAACAATTAGTTTATAGATAAGGCCGAGTGGAAATAGACGTAGTCCCAATTTTTTTCATCTTTGGATTTATTGCACTATGGggaagaaaaacataaataaatacctcagataaaattatttttgacgtaTATAAATAGAAATTTCGGGACAAACGgtcttttattattcttttttctttattactaGCAATTTGTTAAATTCACAGCACATTAACtcattacaatttttatttaagtaatatgCCTAATCTTTTTAACCAACCTATGGTCATAAACGAGCTTAGTTCAGATCATTTACCTGTTCTTATAATATCTTTTGATTCacctatgaaaacaaaaatgaaatattagacattaaaaatgctaattggtctagatataaaaaagaaattagatcCAAGTTGACATGTATACATGCACCTTCAATCGATGTGGTCGATCAGCAACAAATAGACTTTGCAGTTTCTTGTTTCACGACTGCTGTTGAAGAAAGTGTTGACATTTCAGttcctaaaaaacaaatattatgtcATGACAGGGCCAACTTATTACCACCTAACATTTTACGTCTAATAAAAACTCGGAACAGCAACCGAAGAAAATGGATAAGAACAAGAGACCCTCATTATAATTCAGAAGTTAAGGTACTTAATATCTTAATAAAAGATTCAATTTTAGCTTATAGGAACCAAGCATGGAATCAAAAATTACAGAGATTAGACAAAGGGAGTAAACCTTTTTGGAATTTagtcaaaataatcaaaaagaaaaatacgtaTATTCCAGCTTTCAAAGTTGGGAATAATGTAATGATTTCAAGTGTTGAAAAAGCGAATGCCTTGGCTGAAACCTTTTATGTAAACCATTTGACTGCTACAGGTATCCCTTGTAATACTACAGTTGAGTCAGTGGTCAGTGActcaatcaattttataaactcAAGTACTGCAAATGATATTTATGGGCATGTTTCATTTCAAGACGTCAAAGATGTACTTGTGGcacttaaaacaagaaaatctgcGGGTTTTAAtggtattaaaaatttgtatttaagtaaTTTGCCAAAATCGGGAATTAAGTTCTTACAACTCCTATTTAACTGTTGTTTGAAGGTGAGCTACTTTCCTAATGTTTGGAAAACAGCCAAAATAATACCCATTTTGAAGCCTGGTAAAAGTGCAAATTCACCAAGCAATTATAGACCAATAAGTTTATTAAGCTCACTAAGCAAATGTTTCGAACAGATTCTAAAAAGTAAACTTGTGTCTCAAGTGactagaaataatattttaccgcTTGAGCAATTTGGCTTTGGGGCTCACCACAGCACAGTACATCAAGTTCATCGAATTACcaaacacattaaaaataattttagaatggGTAAAAGTACGGGCATGGTACTCCTTGACattgaaaaagcatttgatactgTTTGGCATAATGCATTattacacaaacttttaagactcAATTTCCCAATGTACCTTATAAAGACCATTCAATCCTTTCTGTGTGAAAGGAAGTTTAaggtttcaataaataattggtTTTCTGAATCTTACAATATCATGGCAGGTGTACCTCAAGGCTCGGTGCTAGGTCCAATCTTATACACTATCTTTACCTACGACTTTCCATG
This window of the Eupeodes corollae chromosome 3, idEupCoro1.1, whole genome shotgun sequence genome carries:
- the LOC129951328 gene encoding lipase 1-like encodes the protein MKVMSLRRRRNALCAIILIINSLSYVMGAEEEDYDGSLEEEEEDSGEKVTRKSIREDSTLKVDKLIAKYGYESEVHEVTTEDGYILKMHRIRNTGKQPVFLQHGLVDSSAGYVIMGPNVSLAYLLADLNYDVWLGNARGNRYSRNHTTLDPDESKFWDFSWHEIGMYDLPAMIDYVLLTTGFKRIQYIGHSQGCTSFFVMCSMRPEYNRKIISMHALAPAAYLSDTEDHPYIKVIDLYLKSLVGSSIRELFTGEFRFLCSVTKETRQTCIEAIFTIAGRDEEEFNEKMFPVVLGHYPAGASAKQIKHFVQIIKTNRFAPYSYSVSKNLALYKEHLPPKYDLTKVKVPVYLYYSLNDLLVQPSNVEQLFRDLGNPVSKYLVPYKEFNHMDFLWASNVRILLYDEVIRNLKKLRALELE